One Amycolatopsis thermophila DNA segment encodes these proteins:
- a CDS encoding non-ribosomal peptide synthetase, whose protein sequence is MVSQQPTAGELLREVTDLLGPGAAELSENDSLIEWGLDSIQLMQVANKWRRRGIKVGFAQLAKAPTLAGWREVLTAAAGVAPEPEVSVEVDETEPFPLALMQHAYWIGRDEETTLGSVAAHLYVEFDGPDLDPHRLDVAVRKLVARHGMLRAAFLDDGRQRILPERAQPSLLVHDLRDLDEDAAARRLAELRDASSHARLDVAHGEVFKIQLSRRPGDRARLHVDVDMLAADALSYRVLLADLARFYDEPDTEPEPINYSYPRYLAEREVTRQAEQEKAREWWQRRIPGLPTAPDLPLVPESERADATRVTRRHHWLEPEDRKRLGARAHEHGLTPAMVVAAAFAETLSSWSAQPRFLMNLPVFDRRGTHPDVDKLVGDFTSSVLLEVDFSRESSFVEHAKALQERMHADAEHAAYSGVEVLRDLSRHHGEQVLAPVVFTSALNLGELFDARVRRCFGEAVWIISQGPQVLLDAQVTEVNEGLLINWDVREHAFPAGVIDAMFAAFQDLITRLGQRDDAWEQPVGGALPREQAEVRARVNATAGPRSGRLLQDGFFELARTQPDVPALLWGADGVLSYGELAARALRVAASLQGRGVVPGDLVGVSLPKGPDQIAAVLGVLAAGAGYVPIGVDQPPARAERIRRIAEVKHVLTGAGGAAEPLAGPVRVDAEQIAYVLFTSGSTGEPKGVEVPHRAAMNTIDDLNERFGVGADDRCLAVSALDFDLSVYDIFGLLSAGGAVVLVEEGDRTEARQWAELAASRRVTLVNCVPALLDMLLSAARPGELSGLRTVLLGGDWVGTDLPGRVAEQAPRCRFAGLGGTTETAIHSTVCEVHGVPSSWRSVPYGTPLRNVVCRVVDARGRDCPDWVAGELWIGGDGVAHGYRADPSRTAERFVSHEGRRWYRTGDLARYWPDGTLEFLGRRDFQVKVRGVRIELGEVEAAVAEHPGVHRGVAGVAGNQLVAAVAGDVDGAEVGKFVRTLLPPHMVPARVVVLDALPLTANGKVDRRAVAAQWQAAADTYVAPETPLEQVLAKVWAEVLGVERVGRDDPFFALGGDSVLATVIVGRLREALDTSDVSVRTLFSTLTVGAMAARLVADQPVPGRLEQVAEIYLEVDALSAEDVDAQL, encoded by the coding sequence GTGGTGAGTCAGCAGCCGACGGCGGGAGAACTCCTGCGCGAGGTCACCGACCTGCTGGGGCCCGGGGCGGCGGAACTGTCCGAGAACGACAGCCTCATCGAATGGGGCCTCGACTCGATCCAGCTCATGCAGGTGGCGAACAAGTGGCGCCGTCGCGGCATCAAGGTCGGGTTCGCCCAGCTGGCGAAGGCACCCACGCTCGCCGGGTGGCGGGAGGTCCTCACCGCCGCGGCCGGCGTCGCGCCCGAACCGGAGGTGAGCGTCGAGGTCGACGAGACCGAGCCGTTCCCCCTCGCGCTGATGCAGCACGCCTACTGGATCGGCCGCGACGAGGAGACCACCCTCGGGTCGGTCGCCGCGCACCTCTACGTCGAGTTCGACGGTCCCGATCTCGACCCGCACCGGCTGGACGTCGCGGTGCGCAAGCTCGTCGCCCGGCACGGGATGCTGCGCGCGGCGTTCCTCGACGACGGCCGCCAGCGCATCCTGCCCGAGCGCGCTCAGCCCTCGCTGCTGGTGCACGACCTGCGCGACCTCGACGAGGACGCGGCCGCCCGGCGCCTGGCGGAGCTGCGGGACGCCTCCTCGCACGCCCGGCTGGACGTGGCGCACGGCGAGGTGTTCAAGATCCAGCTCAGCCGACGGCCCGGTGATCGCGCCCGGCTGCACGTCGACGTGGACATGCTCGCCGCCGACGCCCTGAGCTACCGGGTGCTGCTCGCGGATCTGGCGCGGTTCTACGACGAGCCGGACACCGAGCCGGAGCCGATCAACTACAGCTACCCGCGCTACCTGGCCGAACGTGAGGTCACCCGCCAGGCCGAGCAGGAGAAGGCCCGCGAATGGTGGCAGCGGCGGATCCCCGGGCTGCCGACCGCGCCCGACCTGCCGCTGGTGCCGGAGAGCGAGCGCGCCGACGCCACCCGCGTCACCCGGCGGCACCACTGGCTCGAGCCCGAGGACCGCAAACGCCTCGGCGCCCGCGCGCACGAGCACGGCCTGACCCCGGCGATGGTCGTCGCCGCCGCGTTCGCCGAGACGCTGTCGTCGTGGAGCGCGCAGCCCCGGTTCCTGATGAACCTGCCCGTGTTCGACCGGCGGGGCACGCACCCGGACGTCGACAAGCTGGTCGGCGACTTCACCAGCTCGGTGCTGCTGGAGGTCGACTTCTCGCGGGAATCGTCCTTTGTGGAGCACGCGAAGGCGTTGCAGGAGCGGATGCACGCCGACGCGGAGCACGCGGCGTACTCCGGTGTCGAGGTGCTGCGCGACCTGTCCCGGCACCACGGCGAGCAGGTGCTCGCACCGGTGGTGTTCACCAGCGCGCTCAACCTGGGCGAGCTGTTCGACGCACGCGTGCGGCGGTGCTTCGGCGAGGCGGTGTGGATCATCTCGCAGGGACCGCAGGTGCTGCTCGACGCGCAGGTCACCGAGGTCAACGAGGGTCTGCTGATCAACTGGGACGTGCGCGAGCACGCCTTCCCGGCCGGGGTGATCGACGCGATGTTCGCCGCGTTCCAGGACCTGATCACGCGGCTCGGTCAGCGGGACGACGCGTGGGAGCAGCCGGTCGGCGGTGCGCTGCCGCGCGAGCAGGCCGAGGTGCGGGCCCGCGTCAACGCGACCGCGGGGCCGCGCAGCGGGCGGCTGCTGCAGGACGGGTTCTTCGAGCTGGCCCGCACACAGCCGGACGTGCCCGCGCTGCTGTGGGGCGCGGACGGGGTGCTGAGCTACGGCGAGCTGGCCGCCCGGGCGTTGCGGGTCGCGGCTTCGTTGCAGGGCAGGGGTGTTGTTCCGGGCGACCTGGTCGGGGTGAGCCTGCCGAAGGGGCCGGACCAGATCGCGGCGGTACTCGGGGTGCTGGCGGCGGGCGCCGGGTACGTGCCGATCGGGGTCGACCAGCCGCCGGCGCGGGCCGAGCGGATCCGGCGGATCGCCGAGGTGAAGCACGTGCTCACCGGTGCCGGGGGCGCGGCCGAACCGCTGGCGGGGCCGGTGCGGGTGGACGCGGAGCAGATCGCGTACGTGTTGTTCACGTCCGGTTCCACCGGTGAACCGAAGGGCGTCGAGGTGCCGCACCGGGCGGCGATGAACACGATCGACGACCTCAACGAGCGGTTCGGGGTCGGCGCGGACGACCGGTGCCTGGCGGTGTCCGCTTTGGACTTCGACCTGTCGGTGTACGACATCTTCGGCCTGCTGTCCGCGGGTGGCGCGGTGGTGCTGGTCGAGGAGGGCGACCGCACGGAGGCGCGGCAGTGGGCCGAGCTGGCCGCGTCGCGCCGGGTCACGCTCGTCAATTGCGTGCCGGCGCTGCTGGACATGCTGTTGTCCGCGGCGCGGCCGGGCGAGCTGAGCGGGTTGCGCACGGTGCTGCTCGGCGGTGACTGGGTGGGCACGGACCTGCCCGGGCGGGTGGCGGAGCAGGCGCCGCGGTGCCGGTTCGCCGGGCTCGGCGGGACCACGGAGACGGCGATCCATTCGACGGTGTGCGAGGTGCACGGGGTGCCGTCGTCGTGGCGGTCGGTGCCGTACGGGACGCCGTTGCGGAACGTGGTGTGCCGCGTGGTGGACGCGCGCGGGCGGGACTGCCCGGACTGGGTCGCGGGGGAGTTGTGGATCGGTGGCGACGGGGTTGCGCACGGCTACCGGGCGGATCCGTCGCGGACAGCCGAACGTTTCGTTTCGCACGAGGGGCGCCGCTGGTACCGGACCGGGGACCTGGCGCGCTACTGGCCGGACGGCACGCTGGAGTTCCTGGGGCGGCGGGACTTCCAGGTCAAGGTGCGGGGGGTGCGGATCGAGCTGGGCGAGGTCGAGGCCGCGGTGGCGGAACATCCGGGCGTACACCGGGGCGTGGCGGGGGTGGCCGGGAACCAGCTCGTCGCGGCGGTGGCCGGTGACGTAGACGGCGCCGAGGTCGGCAAGTTCGTGCGAACCCTGTTGCCGCCCCACATGGTCCCCGCGCGCGTGGTGGTGCTGGACGCGCTGCCGCTGACCGCGAACGGCAAAGTCGACCGGCGGGCGGTGGCCGCGCAGTGGCAGGCGGCGGCGGACACGTACGTCGCGCCGGAGACGCCGCTGGAGCAGGTGCTGGCGAAGGTGTGGGCCGAGGTGCTGGGAGTGGAGCGCGTCGGGCGTGACGACCCGTTCTTCGCACTCGGCGGGGACTCGGTCCTGGCGACGGTGATCGTCGGCCGGCTGCGGGAGGCGCTCGACACGTCGGACGTGAGCGTGCGGACGCTGTTCTCGACGCTCACCGTGGGAGCGATGGCCGCTCGGCTCGTGGCGGACCAGCCGGTGCCGGGGCGGTTGGAACAGGTGGCGGAGATCTACCTGGAGGTCGACGCCCTGTCGGCGGAGGATGTGGACGCGCAGCTCTGA